In the Geobacter sp. FeAm09 genome, one interval contains:
- the asd gene encoding aspartate-semialdehyde dehydrogenase, translating into MKVGIVGWRGMVGSVLMQRMQEEGDFATGIEPVFFSTSQAGQPAPMNAGTLKSADDLAELKKLDVILTCQGGDYTKAIHPALRKEGWNGYWIDAASTLRMEPEAVIILDPVNRNVIDSALAKGQKDFIGGNCTVSLMLMGLGGLFRAGLVEWLTSMTYQAASGAGAPNMRELLAQKGVLHDSVAHLLKDPSSAILEIDRKVTATLRSDVMPKKEFGYPLAGSVLPWIDREVEDGQSREEWKGFAETNKILGTATPIPVDGICVRVGAMRCHSQGLTIKLTKDVPLADIEQLIANDNQWAKLVPNTKADTLAQLTPAVVSGTLTVPVGRVRKMKMGPHYLQAFTCGDQLLWGAAEPLRRMLRILVEK; encoded by the coding sequence ATGAAAGTCGGAATCGTCGGTTGGCGCGGTATGGTCGGCTCGGTCCTCATGCAGCGGATGCAGGAGGAGGGTGATTTTGCTACCGGTATCGAGCCGGTATTCTTCTCCACGTCCCAGGCCGGGCAGCCTGCCCCCATGAACGCCGGCACCCTCAAGAGCGCCGACGATCTCGCCGAGTTGAAGAAGCTCGACGTCATCCTCACCTGTCAGGGGGGCGACTACACCAAGGCCATCCACCCGGCACTGCGCAAAGAGGGGTGGAACGGCTACTGGATCGACGCGGCCAGCACCCTGCGCATGGAGCCGGAGGCGGTCATCATCCTCGACCCGGTCAACCGCAACGTCATCGATAGTGCCCTGGCCAAAGGACAGAAGGACTTCATCGGCGGCAACTGCACCGTATCCCTGATGCTGATGGGCCTGGGCGGGCTGTTCCGGGCCGGGCTGGTGGAATGGCTCACCTCCATGACCTACCAGGCGGCCTCCGGCGCCGGCGCCCCCAACATGCGCGAACTCCTGGCCCAGAAAGGGGTCCTCCACGACTCGGTCGCGCACCTGCTCAAGGACCCCTCGTCGGCCATTCTGGAGATCGACCGGAAGGTGACCGCCACCCTGCGCAGCGATGTCATGCCCAAGAAGGAGTTCGGCTACCCCCTGGCCGGGAGCGTGCTCCCCTGGATCGACCGGGAGGTGGAGGACGGCCAGAGCCGCGAGGAGTGGAAAGGGTTTGCCGAAACCAACAAGATCCTGGGCACGGCGACGCCGATCCCGGTGGACGGCATTTGCGTGCGGGTCGGCGCCATGCGCTGCCACAGCCAGGGGTTGACCATCAAGCTCACCAAGGATGTGCCGCTGGCCGACATCGAGCAGTTGATCGCCAACGACAACCAATGGGCCAAACTGGTGCCCAACACCAAGGCCGACACCCTGGCCCAACTCACCCCGGCGGTGGTGTCCGGCACCCTGACGGTTCCGGTCGGCCGGGTGCGCAAGATGAAGATGGGACCCCACTACCTGCAGGCCTTCACCTGCGGCGACCAGCTCCTGTGGGGTGCGGCGGAGCCGCTGCGGCGCATGTTGCGTATCCTTGTCGAGAAGTAA
- a CDS encoding transglutaminase family protein translates to MKIAIRVLIALALTLTAVFPATAAQFKKLDKPPLSERWFGIYVDNERVGFYRQAISEAPDGYRIEGDGSVRMKVMGFSKESSMRETYLVGKGLALRSFEVEQAINGSASRISGKVGGNIIRITSVANGKKTEKQLKYKGEVYPGPALNLYPLMRDLSPGKSYTTLTFDPEELKVKEVKISVLGQENTPSSQPAIKLRNNLYPFVNNDIWVDDQGNTLLESVRDGLVITRAEEPTQLGSFVGGVALAKKDLIYDFSLVRAEPPIKDSKKLTGLSVEISGWNDNLPLRRDGGQTVEKSGEGRIAIKTGRAVPETALQDKAATARESDLKPADKIESDAPEITAKAKELAAGRKEPQEVAKALASWTSDWLRDTVEDGGGALASFKSRSGNCQTHARLYTALARAAGIPTRFVSGLVYLDGKGFLYHSWAESLLNGRWVAIDPTYDQMPADPTHLKLLEGHLPEDMAPIVTIIGRIHVKVLEAKY, encoded by the coding sequence ATGAAAATAGCCATCCGCGTCCTCATTGCCCTGGCCCTCACCCTGACCGCCGTATTCCCCGCCACGGCCGCCCAATTCAAAAAGCTGGACAAACCGCCGCTTTCGGAACGCTGGTTCGGAATCTACGTGGACAATGAGCGGGTCGGTTTCTATCGCCAGGCGATCTCCGAGGCCCCGGACGGCTACCGGATCGAGGGCGACGGCAGCGTACGCATGAAGGTCATGGGATTTTCCAAGGAATCGTCCATGCGCGAAACCTATCTGGTGGGCAAAGGCCTCGCCCTGCGCTCCTTCGAGGTGGAGCAGGCCATCAACGGCAGCGCCTCGCGCATCTCCGGCAAGGTGGGGGGCAACATCATACGCATCACAAGCGTGGCCAACGGCAAAAAAACGGAGAAACAGCTCAAATATAAAGGCGAGGTCTATCCCGGGCCGGCGCTCAACCTCTACCCCCTGATGCGCGACCTTTCCCCCGGCAAATCCTACACCACCCTGACCTTTGATCCGGAGGAGCTCAAGGTCAAGGAGGTCAAGATCAGCGTTCTGGGACAGGAGAATACGCCAAGCTCCCAACCGGCCATCAAGTTGCGCAACAACCTGTATCCCTTCGTCAACAACGACATCTGGGTGGACGACCAGGGGAACACTCTCCTGGAGTCGGTACGGGACGGCCTGGTGATCACCAGGGCCGAAGAGCCCACGCAGCTCGGTTCGTTTGTGGGTGGGGTGGCCTTGGCCAAGAAGGATCTGATCTATGATTTCAGCCTGGTGCGGGCCGAACCGCCCATCAAGGATTCCAAGAAACTGACCGGCCTCAGTGTGGAAATCAGCGGCTGGAACGACAATCTGCCGCTCCGGCGGGATGGGGGTCAGACGGTTGAGAAAAGCGGCGAGGGGCGGATCGCCATCAAAACCGGGCGGGCCGTTCCGGAGACGGCACTCCAGGACAAAGCGGCGACAGCCCGGGAGAGCGACCTGAAACCGGCCGACAAGATCGAATCCGATGCGCCGGAGATCACGGCCAAGGCCAAGGAACTTGCGGCAGGCAGGAAGGAGCCGCAGGAGGTCGCCAAGGCCCTGGCCTCATGGACCTCCGACTGGCTGCGCGACACGGTGGAAGACGGCGGGGGGGCACTTGCCAGCTTCAAATCCCGCAGCGGCAACTGCCAGACCCATGCGCGCCTCTATACGGCCCTGGCCCGGGCGGCCGGCATCCCGACCCGATTCGTTTCGGGGCTGGTCTACCTGGACGGCAAGGGCTTCCTCTACCACAGCTGGGCCGAGAGCCTGCTGAACGGACGCTGGGTGGCCATCGACCCGACCTACGACCAGATGCCGGCCGACCCGACCCACCTGAAACTGCTGGAAGGGCATCTGCCGGAGGATATGGCGCCGATCGTCACCATCATCGGCAGGATTCATGTCAAGGTGCTGGAAGCCAAGTATTAG
- the leuB gene encoding 3-isopropylmalate dehydrogenase produces the protein MAQAYKIAVLPGDGIGPEVMAEALRVLDAIETKYQVTFERTHANVGGAGIDNEGRALPETTVNICRASDAILFGSVGGPKWETLPPDEQPERGALLPLRKIFGLYANLRPAIIFPSLTGASSLKEEVIAGGFNVLVIRELTGGIYFSQPKGIEGNGRDRIGVDTMRYSVPEIERITHVAFQAARKRGKKVCSIDKANVLSSSVLWREIVTTIAKEYPDVELSHMYVDNAAMQLVRWPKQFDVILCENMFGDILSDEAAMLTGSLGMLPSASLAEGTFGMYEPSGGSAPDIAGQGIANPIAQILSAGMMLRFSFGMIEAADAIDNAVAKVLDQGFRTRDIYQKKEGEKLVNTKEIGDAIIAAL, from the coding sequence ATGGCACAGGCGTATAAGATAGCGGTTCTGCCGGGCGACGGCATCGGACCGGAGGTGATGGCCGAGGCGTTGCGGGTGCTGGACGCCATTGAAACGAAATATCAGGTGACCTTCGAGCGGACCCACGCCAATGTGGGCGGGGCCGGCATCGACAACGAGGGCAGGGCTCTGCCCGAGACGACGGTGAATATCTGCCGGGCCAGCGACGCCATCCTGTTCGGCTCGGTGGGCGGGCCGAAGTGGGAGACCCTTCCGCCCGACGAGCAGCCGGAGCGGGGAGCGCTGCTCCCCCTGCGCAAGATCTTCGGCCTCTACGCCAACCTGCGGCCGGCCATCATTTTTCCGTCCCTGACCGGCGCCTCGTCGCTCAAGGAGGAGGTCATCGCAGGCGGCTTCAACGTCCTGGTCATCCGCGAGTTGACCGGCGGCATCTACTTCTCCCAGCCCAAGGGCATCGAGGGGAACGGCCGGGACCGGATCGGCGTGGATACCATGCGCTACTCCGTGCCGGAGATCGAGCGCATTACCCACGTGGCCTTCCAGGCGGCCCGCAAGCGGGGCAAAAAGGTCTGCTCCATCGACAAGGCCAATGTCCTCTCCAGTTCGGTCTTGTGGCGCGAGATCGTCACCACGATTGCCAAGGAGTACCCGGACGTGGAGCTGTCCCACATGTACGTGGACAACGCCGCCATGCAACTGGTGCGCTGGCCCAAGCAGTTCGACGTGATCCTGTGCGAGAACATGTTCGGCGACATCCTCTCCGACGAGGCCGCCATGCTGACCGGCTCCCTGGGCATGCTGCCGTCCGCGTCCCTGGCCGAGGGGACCTTCGGCATGTACGAACCGTCCGGCGGCTCGGCCCCGGATATTGCCGGCCAGGGGATCGCCAACCCCATCGCCCAGATTCTTTCGGCGGGCATGATGCTCCGTTTTTCCTTCGGCATGATCGAAGCGGCCGACGCCATCGACAACGCCGTGGCCAAAGTCCTGGACCAGGGCTTCCGCACCCGCGACATCTACCAGAAGAAGGAAGGCGAAAAATTGGTGAACACGAAAGAGATCGGCGACGCCATCATCGCGGCGCTGTAA
- the metK gene encoding methionine adenosyltransferase — MSEKFIFTSESVSEGHPDKVADQVSDSILDAILAQDKTARVACETLVTTGMAVIAGEITTNAVINYSEIVRNTIKEIGYTDSEMGFDADTCAVLVSVDRQSPDIAQGVNEGDGLHKEQGAGDQGLMFGYACNETPELMPMPIQLAHELVAKLAEVRKSGQLSFLRPDSKSQVSVEYVDGKPSRIDTVVISTQHTPDVTHKEIEERVIAEVVKKVIPAELLDADTRYFINPTGRFVVGGPMGDCGLTGRKIIVDTYGGMGRHGGGAFSGKDPSKVDRSAAYMGRYVAKNLVAAGLCERCEVQVAYAIGVAQPVSIMVHTFGTGKVSEDRLAELVREVFDMRPRAIIEQLDLLRPIYKKTAAYGHFGRELPEFSWEKTDKAAILKTKAGI, encoded by the coding sequence ATGTCCGAAAAATTCATATTCACCTCAGAGTCGGTATCCGAAGGCCATCCCGACAAGGTCGCCGATCAGGTCTCCGATTCCATCCTCGATGCCATTCTCGCCCAGGACAAAACGGCCCGCGTGGCCTGCGAAACTCTGGTGACCACCGGCATGGCGGTCATCGCCGGAGAGATCACCACCAACGCCGTCATCAACTATTCCGAGATCGTGCGCAACACCATCAAGGAGATCGGCTACACCGACTCCGAGATGGGCTTCGACGCCGACACCTGCGCGGTGCTGGTTTCCGTCGACCGGCAGTCGCCCGACATCGCCCAGGGGGTCAACGAGGGTGACGGCCTGCACAAGGAGCAGGGCGCCGGGGACCAGGGGCTCATGTTCGGCTACGCCTGCAACGAAACCCCGGAACTCATGCCGATGCCGATCCAGCTGGCCCACGAACTGGTGGCCAAGCTGGCCGAGGTGCGCAAATCCGGCCAGTTGAGCTTCCTCCGCCCCGACTCCAAGTCCCAGGTTTCCGTCGAATACGTGGACGGCAAGCCGAGCCGCATCGACACGGTGGTCATCTCCACCCAGCATACCCCCGACGTGACCCACAAGGAGATCGAGGAGCGGGTGATCGCCGAGGTGGTCAAGAAGGTCATCCCGGCCGAGCTGCTGGATGCCGATACCCGTTACTTCATCAACCCCACCGGCCGTTTCGTGGTGGGCGGCCCCATGGGCGACTGCGGCCTGACCGGCCGCAAGATCATCGTCGATACCTACGGCGGCATGGGCCGTCACGGCGGCGGCGCCTTCTCCGGCAAGGACCCCTCCAAGGTGGACCGCTCGGCGGCCTACATGGGGCGCTATGTGGCCAAGAACCTGGTGGCCGCCGGCCTGTGCGAGCGGTGCGAGGTGCAGGTGGCCTATGCCATCGGCGTGGCCCAGCCGGTTTCCATCATGGTGCATACCTTCGGCACCGGCAAGGTGAGCGAAGACCGTCTGGCGGAACTGGTGCGCGAGGTATTCGACATGCGTCCCCGCGCCATCATCGAACAGCTCGACCTGCTCCGTCCGATCTACAAAAAGACCGCCGCCTACGGCCACTTCGGCCGTGAGCTGCCCGAATTCAGCTGGGAGAAGACCGACAAGGCGGCGATTCTCAAGACCAAGGCGGGTATCTAA
- a CDS encoding MXAN_6640 family putative metalloprotease: MKMALSRLAVAFACVLGLSLPGLAGQLDDYYLAAFNEQSSSALEKAILSTATETAGAVQCGTPLKHGLSRDWNLLESATRQVLAKQLAAPTLTGEATILSSGGHFLIHYATSGSDVPTPATGYTITSWVQAVADTFENVYAVYMTTDGYHPPPGTPYHIYLRSLAALRIYGQTTSTSSSPATGFAYAYGSYIEIDKDFTSSVFHPLVYTPLQSLQITAAHEYHHAIQYGYNFFFDIWYAEATSTWYEDELYDNVNQLYAYLDATLLNTNLSLDIAADTTTGGGYGRWLFNRHLAEAHGGQSMVRGIWERLAATTPAGQSDIPMAAIIDTSLQASGSSLATDFLGYAGKLYTGAWSTHPSEVRLIPTPTMTGTFTSYPVTVTSVPSPSITLPHYSFAFFRMVPSATSPATLTITLTADAGISAVAFRKTGSSIASFTPGSGSNVITIPGFGTATEVVLLLANTTGSDNLFAGFSSDGTQITYALPGTTILSATAATAPAAVTLSWAAVTGATSYRIYRSSSSSTSLALYKETSATSFTDSDVVVDHTYYYAVLPATTAGLTGPASQVASVTVSTPPATSSGGGGGGCFIATAAYGSYLHPQVRILREFRDRYLLTNAPGRAFVGLYYRLSPPLADVIARHETLRWAARLVLTPVVMAVVHPVAMAAALMMAAALSIPLRRRYRRIFQPVWH, from the coding sequence ATGAAAATGGCGCTCTCGAGGCTTGCAGTGGCGTTTGCCTGCGTGCTTGGCCTCTCCCTGCCGGGATTGGCCGGACAGCTTGACGACTATTACCTGGCCGCATTCAACGAACAGAGCAGCAGCGCCCTGGAAAAGGCCATCCTGTCCACGGCGACGGAAACAGCCGGGGCCGTCCAGTGCGGGACGCCGCTCAAACATGGACTCAGCCGGGACTGGAACCTGCTGGAGTCGGCAACCCGGCAGGTCCTGGCCAAACAACTGGCCGCGCCGACGCTGACGGGCGAGGCGACCATCCTTTCCAGCGGCGGGCACTTCCTGATCCACTATGCCACATCGGGCAGCGATGTCCCGACACCGGCCACCGGGTATACCATCACATCCTGGGTGCAGGCCGTGGCCGACACCTTCGAGAACGTCTACGCAGTCTACATGACCACCGACGGCTACCACCCGCCGCCGGGCACCCCGTACCACATCTACCTGCGCAGCCTGGCCGCGCTGCGGATCTACGGGCAGACCACCTCGACCTCTTCGTCGCCCGCCACCGGCTTTGCCTATGCCTACGGCAGCTACATCGAGATCGACAAGGATTTCACCAGTTCGGTCTTTCACCCCCTGGTCTACACGCCCCTGCAGAGCCTCCAGATCACCGCGGCCCACGAGTATCACCACGCCATCCAGTACGGCTACAACTTCTTCTTCGATATCTGGTACGCCGAGGCGACCTCCACCTGGTACGAGGATGAACTGTACGACAACGTGAACCAGCTTTACGCCTATCTCGACGCGACACTGCTGAACACGAACCTGAGCCTCGACATCGCCGCCGACACCACCACGGGGGGCGGGTACGGCCGCTGGCTGTTCAACCGACATCTTGCCGAGGCCCATGGGGGGCAGAGCATGGTGCGCGGCATCTGGGAGCGCCTGGCGGCAACGACGCCGGCCGGCCAGAGCGATATCCCCATGGCAGCCATAATCGACACCTCGTTGCAGGCCAGCGGCTCAAGCCTGGCCACGGATTTCCTCGGGTATGCCGGCAAGCTGTACACCGGCGCCTGGAGCACCCACCCGTCGGAGGTGCGGTTGATCCCGACACCGACCATGACGGGAACCTTCACCTCCTACCCGGTGACGGTTACCTCCGTTCCCTCCCCATCCATAACCCTGCCCCATTACTCGTTCGCTTTCTTCCGCATGGTGCCGTCGGCAACCTCGCCGGCCACACTGACCATCACCCTCACCGCCGATGCCGGCATTTCGGCGGTTGCGTTCCGCAAAACAGGGAGCAGCATCGCCTCGTTCACCCCCGGCAGCGGCAGCAACGTGATAACCATACCCGGTTTCGGCACGGCTACCGAGGTCGTGCTCCTTTTGGCAAACACCACCGGCAGCGACAACCTCTTTGCCGGATTCAGCAGCGACGGGACGCAAATCACCTACGCCCTGCCGGGAACGACCATCCTGTCGGCCACCGCCGCCACGGCCCCGGCGGCCGTTACCCTCTCATGGGCCGCGGTGACCGGGGCGACGAGCTACCGGATCTACCGCTCGTCCAGCTCTTCCACCTCCCTGGCCCTTTACAAGGAAACATCGGCAACCTCGTTTACCGACAGCGACGTGGTCGTCGACCACACCTATTATTACGCAGTACTGCCCGCCACGACGGCGGGGCTCACTGGTCCCGCTTCCCAGGTGGCAAGCGTGACGGTTTCGACGCCCCCCGCCACATCCTCCGGCGGTGGCGGGGGCGGCTGCTTCATCGCCACGGCCGCCTACGGCAGCTACCTCCACCCCCAGGTCCGGATACTTCGCGAGTTCCGCGACCGTTACCTGCTGACCAACGCCCCCGGCCGGGCCTTTGTGGGGCTCTATTACCGCCTCAGCCCGCCGCTGGCCGACGTCATTGCCCGCCACGAAACCCTGCGCTGGGCGGCACGGCTGGTTCTGACGCCGGTTGTCATGGCCGTTGTCCACCCCGTAGCCATGGCCGCTGCCCTGATGATGGCGGCAGCCCTCTCTATCCCGCTGCGGCGACGGTACAGAAGGATTTTCCAGCCCGTCTGGCATTGA
- a CDS encoding efflux RND transporter periplasmic adaptor subunit: MHGKKMIIAAVIVALVAMTVFFVMRRQPAESDTLKVSGTIEVTSVELSFKVGGRLAQRLVDEGEMVTAGQLVARLEDDELKEDKNARAAEKRAAQAALADLQAGSRREEIAQAEAVLARLRADAERLRKDALRSEALFKREVIPLKDLDAARAGRDASAAAVREAEQRVRLLRIGPRPDAVRQAKSHVEATEAGLALSETRLSQSMLTAPLTGLVLAKHAEQGEMLAVGAPVVTIGKMDEVWLKAYIPEAEMGRVKVGQPARVTVDTWPGRAFAGTVSFISPEAEFTPKNVQTEKERVKLVYRIKITMANPRMELKPGMPADAVIETGSRKDAPQGANR; this comes from the coding sequence ATGCACGGGAAGAAGATGATTATCGCCGCCGTCATTGTCGCCCTAGTGGCAATGACGGTATTTTTCGTCATGCGCCGCCAGCCGGCGGAGTCGGATACGCTCAAGGTTTCCGGCACCATAGAGGTCACCTCGGTCGAGCTGTCGTTCAAGGTCGGCGGCCGCCTGGCCCAACGCCTGGTGGACGAGGGGGAGATGGTCACGGCCGGCCAATTGGTAGCGCGCCTGGAGGATGACGAGCTGAAAGAGGACAAAAACGCCCGGGCTGCCGAAAAACGGGCCGCCCAGGCTGCCCTGGCCGACCTGCAGGCCGGCAGCCGCCGGGAGGAGATCGCCCAGGCCGAGGCGGTCCTGGCGCGGCTGCGGGCCGATGCCGAACGTTTGAGGAAGGATGCCCTCCGGTCGGAGGCGCTCTTCAAGCGCGAGGTGATCCCCCTGAAAGACCTGGATGCCGCCCGGGCCGGGCGCGACGCCTCGGCCGCCGCGGTACGCGAGGCCGAACAGCGCGTAAGGCTGCTGCGCATCGGTCCCCGGCCCGACGCAGTGCGACAGGCAAAGTCGCATGTAGAAGCCACCGAGGCCGGGCTGGCCCTGAGTGAAACGCGCCTTTCCCAGAGCATGCTCACCGCCCCCCTGACGGGGCTGGTCCTGGCAAAACACGCCGAGCAGGGGGAGATGCTGGCCGTGGGCGCCCCGGTGGTCACCATCGGCAAGATGGACGAAGTCTGGCTCAAGGCCTATATCCCGGAAGCCGAGATGGGGCGGGTCAAGGTGGGGCAGCCGGCGCGGGTCACGGTGGATACCTGGCCGGGCAGGGCCTTTGCGGGAACCGTATCTTTCATCTCGCCCGAGGCGGAGTTCACCCCCAAGAACGTCCAGACCGAAAAGGAGCGGGTCAAGCTGGTCTACCGCATCAAGATCACCATGGCCAACCCCAGGATGGAACTGAAGCCGGGCATGCCGGCCGATGCGGTGATCGAGACCGGAAGCCGGAAGGACGCACCCCAGGGGGCCAACCGTTGA
- a CDS encoding U32 family peptidase yields MNSVVNKPELLAPAGSLESFFAAMEKGADAVYAGMRDFSARARAKNFTLAQMERMLAYAHGHGRRIYITLNTLVNEKELPQLVETLAALAGMRVDGVILQDLAVARLIRRHFPTIPLHASTQMTIHNTAGVKMLEEMGFQRAVLARELALDEVAAIAAATPVEIETFVHGALCFSVSGQCFFSSYLGGHSGNRGRCAQPCRRLYNHRGKEGHYFSTSDLSAIDMLPELARAGVKSLKIEGRMKSAEYVASVVEAYRLVLDAPERSRKEALAAAKEILKYSFGRTPTKGFLASQQPDDIANPWQKGGTGRFVGQIRGVKGNRLTFESRDALYVGDRLRAQPKSDMAGQAWTVRELFVGRKKVMEARAGSVVEVETPFRFSVGDSVYKVSSREAFTLSENACLRRLESVQRDKVPCRLRAALRDNVMHLEAEVGGVPHTFQFPLGPLEPARSGDMQAVLQGQFARTGETPFLLESLEAPDFPAVLIPSAIFKEVRRQFYRQLDEALATGFRERIAAARSAALRDVATFRAGPPHAAPKEALAVVMDQPKEWRFPLQSGADATILPLSRAGIHQLPGVIPRMRGLEERMIWQLPFMIFDRDMPLYRDTLRQLHQAGFRRFEAANLSHFHLFKGLADLRISTWHRCFSLNSQALAAWQELGAETCTLYIEDDAANLAELLAAGIDVERRVIAYAPLPVMTTKIRIKDVHSNIPLHSDRGEAYSVTSRDGLQTISAATPYSLTARHGELRRAGCGSYVIDLRQAPRESWNGILAAFKAGREIPGTTEFNYAAELV; encoded by the coding sequence ATGAACTCAGTAGTGAACAAACCCGAACTCCTGGCCCCGGCCGGGTCGCTGGAGTCCTTCTTCGCCGCCATGGAAAAGGGGGCCGACGCGGTCTATGCCGGCATGCGCGATTTCTCCGCCCGGGCCCGGGCCAAGAACTTCACCCTGGCCCAGATGGAACGGATGCTGGCCTACGCCCATGGCCACGGCCGGCGAATCTATATCACTCTCAACACCCTGGTCAATGAGAAGGAACTGCCCCAACTGGTGGAGACCCTGGCCGCCCTGGCGGGGATGCGGGTGGATGGGGTGATCCTCCAGGATCTGGCCGTGGCCCGGCTGATCCGCCGTCACTTCCCCACCATCCCGCTCCACGCCTCGACCCAGATGACCATCCACAACACGGCCGGTGTCAAGATGCTGGAGGAGATGGGGTTTCAGCGGGCGGTCCTGGCCCGGGAACTGGCCCTGGACGAGGTGGCGGCCATTGCCGCGGCCACGCCGGTGGAGATCGAGACCTTTGTCCACGGCGCCCTCTGTTTCTCGGTCTCGGGGCAGTGCTTCTTCTCCTCCTACCTGGGGGGGCACAGCGGCAACCGTGGGCGTTGCGCCCAGCCCTGCCGCCGCCTCTACAACCATCGCGGCAAAGAGGGTCATTATTTTTCCACCAGCGACCTGTCGGCCATCGACATGCTGCCGGAACTGGCCCGGGCCGGGGTGAAGTCCCTCAAGATCGAGGGGCGCATGAAATCGGCCGAGTACGTGGCCAGCGTGGTCGAGGCCTACCGCCTGGTCCTGGATGCGCCGGAACGGTCCCGCAAGGAGGCGCTGGCCGCCGCCAAGGAGATCCTGAAATATTCCTTCGGCCGTACCCCGACCAAGGGTTTTCTGGCCTCACAGCAGCCGGACGATATCGCCAACCCCTGGCAAAAGGGGGGGACCGGGCGTTTCGTCGGCCAGATCAGGGGAGTCAAGGGCAACCGCCTGACCTTCGAGAGCCGGGACGCCCTGTATGTGGGGGATCGGCTGCGGGCCCAGCCCAAGAGCGATATGGCCGGCCAGGCCTGGACCGTGCGCGAGTTGTTCGTGGGGCGCAAAAAGGTGATGGAAGCCCGGGCGGGGAGCGTGGTGGAGGTGGAGACCCCCTTCCGTTTCAGCGTCGGGGACTCGGTCTACAAGGTCTCTTCCCGCGAAGCCTTCACCCTGAGCGAGAACGCCTGCCTGCGGCGGTTGGAGTCGGTGCAGCGGGACAAGGTGCCGTGCCGGTTGCGGGCCGCCCTGCGCGACAACGTCATGCATCTGGAGGCCGAGGTCGGCGGCGTGCCGCACACCTTCCAGTTTCCCCTCGGCCCGCTGGAGCCGGCCCGCAGCGGCGACATGCAGGCGGTGCTCCAGGGGCAGTTCGCCAGGACCGGCGAGACCCCCTTCCTGCTGGAATCTCTGGAGGCTCCGGACTTTCCGGCGGTGCTCATACCGTCGGCCATCTTCAAGGAGGTGCGGCGGCAGTTCTACCGGCAACTGGACGAGGCACTTGCCACGGGGTTCCGGGAGCGGATCGCCGCGGCCCGGAGTGCGGCCCTGCGCGATGTGGCCACATTTCGCGCAGGGCCACCCCATGCCGCTCCCAAGGAGGCCCTGGCGGTGGTCATGGACCAGCCAAAGGAGTGGCGCTTCCCGTTGCAAAGCGGTGCCGACGCCACGATCCTGCCGCTTTCCCGGGCGGGCATCCACCAGCTCCCCGGGGTAATCCCCCGCATGCGCGGCCTGGAGGAGCGCATGATCTGGCAGCTCCCCTTCATGATCTTCGACCGGGACATGCCGCTGTACCGCGACACCCTGCGTCAACTGCACCAGGCCGGATTCCGGCGCTTCGAGGCGGCCAACCTCTCCCACTTCCATCTGTTCAAGGGACTGGCGGACCTGCGCATCTCCACCTGGCACCGCTGCTTTTCCCTCAACAGCCAGGCCCTTGCCGCCTGGCAGGAGTTGGGGGCCGAGACCTGCACCCTGTATATCGAGGACGACGCCGCCAACCTGGCGGAGCTTCTGGCCGCAGGGATCGACGTGGAACGGCGGGTGATCGCCTATGCGCCATTGCCGGTCATGACCACCAAGATCCGTATCAAGGACGTGCACAGCAACATTCCGCTTCACTCGGACCGGGGAGAGGCGTACAGTGTCACCAGCCGGGATGGCCTCCAGACCATCTCCGCCGCCACCCCCTATTCCCTGACCGCCCGTCACGGCGAGCTGCGCCGGGCGGGGTGCGGCTCCTATGTGATCGACCTGCGCCAGGCCCCCCGGGAGAGTTGGAACGGCATCCTGGCGGCCTTCAAGGCGGGGCGCGAGATTCCCGGTACGACGGAATTCAACTACGCTGCGGAACTGGTGTGA
- a CDS encoding thermonuclease family protein, giving the protein MKIFFVALALFLALGADAHAGRIIGGMVRAVYDGDTVLVATRDDSRLKVRLYGIDAPETTKPDSPGQPFGEISRRTLMYKIMGRQVSVEVMDVDQYHRTVAVIRHAGRDVNRDMVAEGMAWAYRQYLQGPYASEYIGVEELARARHKGLWRDANPQPPWEFRHAQEGSGKRRGRR; this is encoded by the coding sequence ATGAAGATATTTTTCGTCGCCCTTGCGCTGTTCCTGGCCCTTGGTGCCGATGCCCACGCGGGGCGCATCATCGGCGGGATGGTGCGGGCGGTCTACGATGGCGACACGGTTTTGGTGGCTACCCGGGACGACAGCCGGCTCAAGGTGCGCCTGTACGGTATCGATGCCCCTGAAACCACCAAGCCGGACAGCCCGGGACAACCCTTCGGGGAGATCTCCCGACGGACCCTGATGTACAAGATCATGGGGCGCCAGGTCTCCGTGGAGGTCATGGATGTGGACCAGTATCACCGCACGGTGGCGGTCATCCGCCATGCCGGCCGCGACGTCAACCGGGACATGGTGGCGGAGGGCATGGCCTGGGCCTACCGCCAGTACCTGCAGGGGCCGTACGCCTCGGAGTATATCGGCGTGGAGGAGTTGGCCCGCGCCCGGCACAAAGGCCTGTGGCGGGACGCCAATCCGCAGCCGCCCTGGGAGTTCCGCCATGCCCAGGAGGGAAGCGGCAAGCGCCGCGGCCGCCGTTAG